A single Lolium perenne isolate Kyuss_39 chromosome 6, Kyuss_2.0, whole genome shotgun sequence DNA region contains:
- the LOC127334640 gene encoding cytochrome b-c1 complex subunit Rieske, mitochondrial has translation MLRVAGRRISSHLAWRPAAAASTGRSPLAGGLLGDDSSRDHKPCFAVQSPFYAAARGFSAETLVPRNQDVGLAEVPATTAALKNPSAKIVYDEYNHQRYPPGDPSKRAFAYFVLSGGRFVYASLLRLLVLKFVLSMSASKDVLALASLEVDLSSIEPGTTVTVKWRGKPVFIRRRTEDDVKLANSVDVASLRDPQEDAVRVKNPEWLVVVGVCTHLGCIPLPNSGDFGGWFCPCHGSHYDISGRIRKGPAPYNLEVPTYSFLEDNKMLIG, from the exons ATGCTCAGGGTCGCAGGCCGACGCATCTCCTCCCACCTCGCATGGCGCCCcgccgcggccgcctccaccggcaggagccccctcgccGGCGGCCTCCTCGGCGATGACTCCTCCCGCGACCACAAGCCGTGCTTCGCCGTCCAATCCCCCTTCTATGCCGCCGCCAGAG GCTTTTCGGCTGAAACTCTTGTTCCAAGGAACCAGGATGTAGGCTTGGCTGAGGTCCCTGCAACTACGGCAGCTCTGAAGAATCCCAGTGCAAAAATTGTCTATGATGAGTATAACCATCAGAGGTACCCGCCTGGTGACCCCAGCAAGCGTGCCTTTGCCTACTTTGTGTTGAGTGGTGGGAGATTTGTCTACGCATCCTTGTTACGTCTGCTCGTCTTAAAGTTTGTCCTGAGTATGTCAGCAAGTAAGGATGTGCTTGCCCTTGCTTCCCTTGAGGTTGACCTGTCAAGTATTGAGCCTGGTACCACTGTGACTGTGAAGTGGCGGGGCAAGCCAGTTTTCATCAGGCGCAGGACAGAAGATGATGTGAAGCTGGCCAACAGTGTTGATGTTGCATCTCTACGTGACCCACAGGAGGATGCAGTGCGTGTCAAGAACCCTGAGTGGCTTGTTGTCGTTGGTGTCTGCACTCACTTGGGCTGCATTCCCCTTCCCAACTCTGGGGATTTCGGTGGCTGGTTCTGCCCATGCCATGGCTCACACTATGACATCTCAGGTAGAATCAGGAAGGGCCCAGCACCCTACAACCTGGAGGTCCCCACCTACAGTTTCTTGGAGGATAACAAAATGCTTATCGGCTAA